Proteins from one Hoplias malabaricus isolate fHopMal1 chromosome 2, fHopMal1.hap1, whole genome shotgun sequence genomic window:
- the zgc:171579 gene encoding G-protein coupled receptor 4 has product MDIIPNISSLITPGISNVGNTCGIDFKQDSVFLPVMYGIFFIIGTPLNLMALFGLYRLVKAENVLPVYVINLLLADLIQLLTLPFWIDYYANEHYWRFGPRGCQFMGLFFYISIYAGIFFMCLIALERHMAIVRPLKFQSFRRLKSTWMIAIGIWVIIMVPPSVAFDSLFPKHNYTLCIEKYPSEASFITYRLITLTLSFILPLSFIVGLHCKTLRSLTTINALLSEEKRRIRGLLTLLVVIFVIVLGPYHFIGCVKYLGLLIHREACRWEKDIFVFYQLGRGLLSLNSLLDPVLYMFLRSDFRALVRSYLPCLRTASSLKSSCGTSDPLERATISTQD; this is encoded by the coding sequence ATGGACATCATTCCAAACATCAGCTCTCTTATCACACCTGGCATCTCCAATGTGGGCAACACATGTGGCATAGACTTCAAACAAGACAGTGTTTTCCTCCCTGTCATGTATGGCATCTTCTTCATCATTGGTACACCACTGAACCTGATGGCTCTTTTTGGACTCTATCGGCTGGTCAAGGCAGAGAATGTTCTACCGGTGTATGTCATTAACCTGCTTCTTGCTGACCTCATCCAGCTCCTCACCCTTCCTTTTTGGATAGACTACTATGCCAACGAACACTACTGGCGCTTTGGACCTCGGGGTTGTCAGTTCATGGGCTTGTTCTTCTACATCAGCATCTATGCAGGGATCTTCTTCATGTGTCTTATTGCTCTGGAGCGACACATGGCCATAGTCAGGCCTCTAAAGTTCCAGAGCTTCCGGAGACTCAAGTCCACCTGGATGATTGCTATTGGCATTTGGGTCATAATCATGGTGCCACCTTCCGTGGCCTTTGACTCACTCTTCCCCAAGCATAATTACACCCTGTGTATTGAGAAGTATCCTTCAGAGGCCAGTTTCATCACCTACAGACTGATTACTTTAACCCTGTCCTTCATTTTGCCCCTCAGTTTCATCGTTGGGCTCCACTGCAAAACCCTTCGGTCGCTGACAACAATCAACGCCCTTTTGTCCGAGGAGAAGAGGCGTATCAGAGGGTTGCTCACCCTCCTGGTGGTCATATTTGTTATAGTGCTGGGACCCTATCATTTCATTGGATGCGTGAAGTACCTGGGGCTGCTGATCCACAGGGAAGCCTGTCGGTGGGAGAAGgacatatttgtattttatcaGCTGGGGAGAGGTTTGCTAAGCCTCAACAGCCTGCTTGATCCTGTGCTCTATATGTTCCTGCGAAGTGATTTCCGGGCACTAGTTCGAAGCTACTTGCCCTGCTTGAGGACTGCAAGTAGCCTGAAGTCATCCTGTGGGACATCAGACCCACTGGAGAGAGCAACAATTTCCACCCAGGATTAA